ACTGTGGATATCGGCGATCCCGCCACCCTCCCCTTCATCGGCCATCACCTGCCAGGTTTGGTCCGAATGGGTAAACGGATCGACGGGAATCCGCTTGAGATACCCCACCTGCACTAATTCGCCCAACGCTGAGGGATAGGTCCCCTTGTCGGCCCGATACTGGTCCAGCACGTCACGCAGGGTGGCCAGGTCATACTTGAGGGTCCCCTCACGGGCCTTGATGACCGAGCGCTGATAGGCGGGAATCGCCAACGTCGCGAGAATCCCCACAATCGTCACGACCATCATCAGTTCAACGAGGGTGAAGCCGCTATTTCCATGTGCATGTGTGCGCATGATCAACCTCACCGCGCACGAATGATGGCGCGGCTGGTACCCGTGACCTCAGGCCCCCCGGTCGAGGTCTTCCCAGGCAACACCTGGAGCTCCAGAGGAATCTGTCCTGGCGCCTTGGCCTGGAAAAACAGCATGGCGAGCAGCCCTTCGCCTGCCGGCACGGCACCGTCACGGCGCAGCGTCAGCATGACCTGGCCGTCGGCCGTG
This genomic window from Nitrospira sp. CR1.1 contains:
- a CDS encoding prepilin-type N-terminal cleavage/methylation domain-containing protein, with the protein product MRTHAHGNSGFTLVELMMVVTIVGILATLAIPAYQRSVIKAREGTLKYDLATLRDVLDQYRADKGTYPSALGELVQVGYLKRIPVDPFTHSDQTWQVMADEGEGGGIADIHSGSPLVGPEGTPYNTW